Proteins from a genomic interval of bacterium:
- a CDS encoding ABC transporter permease translates to MSAAGTVSGEKLIFGVPAKNIPWERLILIGAFATLLIFYTIATDNFLTLENFINVVRRDAWLFFLAYAQTIVIISGGFDLSQGSIMSIVSVIGWSAMLHFGFVGGLVTGLAVGLACGLINGYFIGVLRVYPFIATLGMLFVGSGVAQLWTGGLQMGGAREGATLPAHVEALYVSLSKGSLGSVPLPFVWILLVLGASWYLLKHTRFGTHVYALGGSEQTAISAGISFSRMKIAIFGLSGFLCALSGLLLSANVSAAGEPRLGGGDQLLQSIGATIIGGTHIFGGRGGVLGTTLGVFLIIFLVNGLNIMGIDTYRQQIIVGLVILASIWVSTLREQKH, encoded by the coding sequence ATGAGTGCGGCAGGGACGGTGAGCGGCGAGAAACTGATCTTCGGTGTTCCCGCCAAAAACATTCCCTGGGAGAGGCTCATATTGATCGGAGCCTTTGCCACCTTGTTGATTTTCTACACCATCGCGACGGATAATTTTTTAACACTGGAAAATTTCATTAACGTCGTGCGCCGCGACGCTTGGCTCTTCTTTCTCGCCTACGCCCAGACAATCGTGATTATCTCGGGCGGTTTTGACCTCTCCCAGGGATCGATCATGAGCATTGTGAGCGTTATCGGCTGGAGCGCCATGCTCCATTTCGGATTTGTCGGCGGCCTCGTGACCGGCCTCGCCGTCGGGCTGGCGTGCGGATTGATCAACGGCTACTTCATCGGCGTGTTGAGGGTGTATCCCTTCATCGCCACTCTGGGAATGCTTTTTGTCGGAAGCGGGGTGGCCCAGTTGTGGACAGGGGGCCTCCAGATGGGAGGTGCCCGCGAGGGCGCGACGCTGCCGGCCCACGTCGAGGCCCTCTATGTGTCTCTCTCGAAAGGAAGCCTTGGCTCTGTCCCGCTTCCGTTTGTCTGGATTCTTCTGGTGCTGGGCGCGAGCTGGTACCTTCTCAAGCACACCCGGTTCGGAACCCATGTCTATGCCCTCGGGGGCAGCGAGCAGACGGCCATCTCCGCGGGCATTAGTTTTTCGCGCATGAAGATCGCCATATTCGGATTGAGCGGTTTTCTTTGCGCTCTTTCGGGCCTTCTTCTTTCGGCGAATGTCAGTGCCGCGGGTGAACCGCGGCTCGGCGGCGGGGACCAGTTGCTTCAGTCGATTGGTGCCACGATTATCGGCGGGACGCATATTTTCGGCGGACGCGGAGGGGTTCTGGGCACGACGCTGGGCGTGTTTCTCATCATCTTCCTTGTGAATGGATTGAATATAATGGGTATTGACACCTATCGGCAGCAAATCATCGTGGGTCTGGTGATTCTGGCTTCCATTTGGGTCAGTACCCTTCGTGAACAAAAGCACTAG